A DNA window from Halorubrum sp. DM2 contains the following coding sequences:
- the thiL gene encoding thiamine-phosphate kinase, whose translation MNERDALRALAADLPHAGDDAAVVDGTVITTDMLHERTDFPPGTTRYTAGWRAVGASLSDVAATGASASAAVAVYADEAFDRAELERFVAGAVDVCQAVDAEYVGGDLDEHTEFTTATTAIGAVTGAGPVTRAGAEPGDALCVTGEWGRSAAALRLFERGNAGDDDGAVERANELFRFTPRVADGLALSATATAMMDSSDGLARSCHQLVEASGVGIELDREAVPVHPAVEEVAAGADERFEMAAHFGEDFELLCAVPESEVAAVEEACPAGLTRIGRVVEAGGGEAGPRVTGDGEPLPDRGYTHGDE comes from the coding sequence GTGAACGAGCGCGACGCCCTCCGGGCCCTCGCGGCCGACCTCCCGCACGCGGGCGACGACGCCGCCGTCGTCGACGGGACGGTCATCACGACGGACATGCTCCACGAGCGGACGGACTTCCCGCCGGGAACGACGCGGTACACCGCGGGCTGGCGCGCGGTCGGCGCGTCGCTGTCGGACGTCGCCGCGACGGGCGCGAGCGCGAGCGCGGCGGTCGCCGTCTACGCCGATGAGGCGTTCGACCGCGCGGAACTGGAGCGGTTCGTCGCCGGCGCGGTCGACGTCTGCCAGGCGGTCGACGCCGAGTACGTCGGCGGCGACCTCGACGAACACACCGAGTTCACGACCGCGACCACCGCGATCGGAGCAGTCACCGGCGCGGGACCGGTCACCCGGGCCGGAGCCGAACCGGGCGACGCGCTCTGCGTCACCGGCGAGTGGGGGCGGTCGGCGGCCGCGCTGCGGCTGTTCGAACGTGGAAACGCAGGGGACGACGACGGGGCGGTCGAGCGCGCCAACGAGCTGTTCCGGTTCACGCCGCGCGTGGCCGACGGGCTGGCGCTTTCGGCGACCGCGACCGCGATGATGGACTCCTCCGACGGGCTCGCGCGGTCGTGTCACCAGTTGGTCGAGGCGAGCGGCGTCGGGATCGAACTGGACCGGGAGGCGGTTCCGGTTCATCCCGCGGTCGAGGAGGTGGCCGCCGGGGCAGACGAACGGTTCGAGATGGCGGCGCACTTCGGCGAGGACTTCGAGCTGTTGTGTGCGGTCCCGGAGTCCGAGGTGGCGGCGGTTGAGGAGGCATGTCCGGCCGGTCTGACGCGAATCGGGAGGGTGGTCGAGGCGGGTGGAGGGGAGGCGGGGCCGCGCGTAACGGGCGACGGCGAGCCGTTACCCGACCGCGGCTATACACACGGCGACGAGTAA
- a CDS encoding aldolase/citrate lyase family protein, whose amino-acid sequence MADHSRTNGFAATLANDEVALGVLDNAYSPTLVELYGELGVDFVWLDFEHGGPDPWDAGTVENLLRAAERTGVELLVRLPDTDPALVRKALDLGVRNVFLPRVKDAAEVREAVASARFRYEDGAGDRGLAAPRARRWGLVDDYVATEDAETTVGTTIETAAAVENVDEILDVPELGFVFIGPFDLSVSLGHPGEIDHPEVREAVETVRSKAVEAGVPVGGLSFGTDDAAEKAADGYQILNLGSTTGALRQTVTEWLDASDDPDDEP is encoded by the coding sequence ATGGCAGATCACTCGCGGACGAACGGATTCGCGGCGACGCTGGCGAACGACGAGGTCGCGCTCGGCGTGCTCGATAACGCGTACAGCCCGACGCTCGTGGAGCTGTACGGCGAACTCGGCGTCGACTTCGTCTGGCTGGACTTCGAGCACGGCGGTCCGGACCCGTGGGACGCGGGGACGGTCGAGAACCTGCTCCGGGCCGCCGAGCGGACCGGCGTCGAACTGCTCGTCCGACTTCCCGACACCGACCCGGCGCTCGTGCGGAAGGCGCTCGATCTGGGGGTCAGAAACGTCTTCCTCCCGCGTGTGAAGGACGCGGCCGAGGTTCGGGAGGCGGTCGCCTCCGCCCGGTTCCGGTACGAGGACGGGGCGGGCGACCGGGGCCTCGCCGCGCCGCGAGCCCGGCGCTGGGGGCTGGTCGACGACTACGTGGCGACCGAGGACGCCGAGACGACGGTCGGGACGACGATCGAGACCGCGGCCGCCGTCGAGAACGTCGACGAGATACTCGACGTCCCGGAGCTCGGCTTCGTGTTCATCGGGCCGTTCGACCTGTCCGTCTCGCTCGGACACCCCGGAGAGATCGACCACCCCGAGGTCAGAGAGGCGGTCGAGACCGTGCGGTCGAAGGCGGTCGAGGCCGGGGTTCCGGTCGGCGGTCTCTCCTTCGGGACCGACGACGCCGCGGAGAAGGCGGCCGACGGCTACCAGATTCTCAATCTCGGCAGCACGACCGGCGCGCTCCGACAGACCGTGACGGAGTGGCTCGACGCGTCCGACGACCCCGACGACGAGCCGTGA
- a CDS encoding nucleoside recognition protein: MQSVVADLSTLLADVIPRLARITAFIAGGVFAANVAVAFGLVRYVAGVAGWLTRPANLPDEVGTAILTTAASTTAGYATLAEYRESGFLDDRATLVAVVMNTFFGFVQHVFTYYVPVLIPILGVTTGAVYVGARAGIALLITVTGVLAGGLLLSESNVDRSALADVDATGPDADERDARERVRDAAGKSWGTLRRIVPRLAVVYTLVIWLVSTYDVAALTSVAEPITGVLGLPGAAVPVIAVFTLDTTAGAVTLAGTEAGVFTTRTAVASLLIGSILSFAVSTFRRSIPFQYGIWGASFGTKVIVVNTGLKLVFISATVALLLAPVW, translated from the coding sequence GTGCAATCGGTCGTCGCCGACCTCTCGACGCTGCTCGCGGACGTGATCCCTCGGCTGGCCCGGATCACGGCGTTCATCGCGGGCGGGGTCTTCGCCGCTAACGTCGCCGTCGCGTTCGGGCTGGTCCGCTACGTCGCGGGGGTCGCCGGGTGGCTCACGCGGCCCGCGAACCTCCCGGACGAGGTCGGTACGGCGATCCTCACGACCGCGGCGTCGACGACCGCGGGCTACGCCACGCTCGCGGAGTACCGCGAGTCCGGCTTCCTCGACGACCGGGCGACGCTCGTCGCCGTGGTGATGAACACCTTCTTCGGGTTCGTCCAGCACGTGTTCACCTACTACGTCCCGGTGTTGATCCCGATCCTCGGGGTCACCACCGGTGCCGTCTACGTCGGCGCGCGGGCCGGCATCGCGCTGCTCATCACCGTCACCGGCGTCCTCGCGGGCGGACTGCTCCTCTCGGAGTCGAACGTCGACCGGTCCGCGCTCGCCGACGTCGACGCGACCGGTCCCGACGCCGACGAGCGCGACGCCCGCGAGCGCGTCCGCGACGCCGCGGGGAAGTCGTGGGGCACGCTCCGCCGGATCGTCCCGCGGCTCGCGGTCGTGTACACCCTCGTGATCTGGCTCGTCTCCACGTACGACGTGGCGGCGCTGACGAGCGTCGCGGAGCCGATAACCGGCGTGTTGGGGCTTCCGGGTGCCGCCGTCCCCGTCATCGCGGTGTTCACGCTCGACACGACCGCGGGGGCGGTAACGCTCGCGGGGACCGAGGCCGGGGTGTTCACCACGCGCACCGCGGTCGCGTCGCTGCTCATCGGGAGCATCCTCTCTTTTGCCGTCTCCACGTTCCGGCGGTCGATCCCGTTCCAGTACGGGATCTGGGGCGCGTCGTTCGGGACGAAGGTGATCGTCGTCAACACCGGACTGAAGCTCGTCTTCATCTCCGCGACGGTCGCGCTGCTGCTCGCGCCGGTGTGGTGA
- the gpmI gene encoding 2,3-bisphosphoglycerate-independent phosphoglycerate mutase, with protein sequence METALIVLDGWGLGSGPGGGDRADGETVDPSGRPAGRDAVAAADTPTFDDATARGADGRLVVHGRRVGLPEGQMGNSEVGHLNIGAGRVVKQAYTRITDALAAGSLSDNDAIAAALDHAAETGGRVHFMGLVSDGGVHSDVEHLLALIDAAADAGVPATSHAFTDGRDTAPEIADGFLAEVTAKADERGTGHVATVTGRYHAMDRDENWERTRKAYDAIVEREAPHEAETAVEAAREAHARGETDEFVEPTLVDDEPALADGDAVIFFNFRADRARQLVRMLTGTRPEWAFDLDGPDIRMTTMTEYDETFEFPVAFPPQVPENTIGEVVADADGTQLRIAESEKYPHVTYFLNGGREVAFPGELREIVESPDVSTYDRQPEMSAPELTDEAVGIIDEADPDLMVLNYANPDMVGHTGDFDAAVEAVEAVDAQLSRLLDAVAEAGGHAVVTADHGNADDMGTPEDPHTAHTFNPVPFVYLTPDGDGGDREVREDGSLCDIAPTLLDLMDRDRPAEMTGESLLVE encoded by the coding sequence ATGGAGACGGCACTCATCGTTCTCGACGGCTGGGGACTCGGAAGCGGCCCGGGAGGCGGGGATCGGGCGGACGGCGAGACGGTCGACCCCTCAGGGCGACCGGCGGGCCGCGACGCGGTCGCGGCCGCCGACACGCCGACGTTCGACGACGCGACCGCCCGCGGGGCCGACGGACGGCTCGTCGTTCACGGTCGCCGCGTCGGGCTTCCCGAGGGGCAGATGGGCAACTCGGAGGTCGGCCACCTGAACATCGGCGCGGGCCGGGTCGTCAAACAGGCGTACACCCGGATCACGGACGCGCTCGCGGCGGGGTCGCTGTCGGACAACGACGCGATCGCGGCCGCGCTCGACCACGCCGCCGAGACGGGCGGCCGCGTCCACTTCATGGGCCTCGTCTCCGACGGCGGCGTCCACTCCGACGTCGAACACCTGCTCGCGCTGATCGACGCCGCCGCCGACGCGGGCGTGCCGGCTACCTCCCACGCGTTCACCGACGGCCGCGACACGGCCCCGGAGATCGCCGACGGGTTCCTCGCCGAGGTGACCGCGAAGGCGGACGAGCGCGGGACGGGCCACGTCGCCACCGTGACGGGCCGGTACCACGCGATGGACCGCGACGAGAACTGGGAGCGGACGAGGAAGGCGTACGACGCGATCGTCGAGCGCGAGGCCCCGCACGAGGCCGAGACGGCCGTCGAGGCCGCCCGCGAGGCCCACGCCCGGGGCGAGACGGACGAGTTCGTCGAGCCGACGCTCGTCGACGACGAGCCCGCGCTCGCCGACGGCGACGCCGTGATCTTCTTCAACTTCCGCGCGGACCGCGCCCGACAGCTGGTCCGGATGCTGACCGGCACCCGCCCCGAGTGGGCGTTCGACCTCGACGGGCCTGATATTCGAATGACGACGATGACCGAGTACGACGAGACGTTCGAGTTCCCGGTCGCGTTCCCGCCGCAGGTCCCCGAGAACACGATCGGCGAGGTCGTCGCGGACGCCGACGGCACCCAGCTCCGGATCGCCGAGTCGGAGAAATACCCCCACGTGACCTACTTCCTCAACGGCGGCCGCGAGGTGGCGTTCCCCGGCGAGCTACGCGAGATCGTGGAGAGCCCGGACGTCTCCACGTACGACCGGCAGCCGGAGATGTCGGCACCGGAACTCACCGACGAGGCGGTCGGGATCATCGACGAGGCGGACCCGGACCTGATGGTGCTCAACTACGCGAATCCGGACATGGTGGGTCACACCGGCGACTTCGACGCGGCGGTCGAGGCCGTCGAGGCCGTCGACGCGCAGCTCTCCCGCCTCCTCGACGCCGTCGCCGAGGCGGGCGGCCACGCGGTCGTCACCGCCGACCACGGCAACGCCGACGACATGGGGACCCCCGAGGACCCCCACACCGCCCACACGTTCAACCCGGTCCCGTTCGTCTACCTGACGCCCGACGGCGACGGCGGGGACCGCGAGGTCCGCGAGGACGGGTCGCTGTGCGACATCGCCCCGACCCTGCTGGACCTGATGGACCGCGACCGGCCCGCCGAGATGACCGGCGAGAGCCTGCTCGTCGAGTGA
- a CDS encoding CoA transferase yields the protein MVGEARDPEGDTGPLDGLTVLDLSRVLVGPFCTIQLGDLGAEVIKVERPGDGDQTRTWVPPAFSRRDGDGRGEGEGAESAYYVSVNRNKRSVQLDLTTEAGRAVVRDIAREADVLVENFRVGKTAEWDLDYGDLVDENPGLVYCAISGFGEWGPDRDEPAYDITMQARGGFMSFTGVEGGPPVRIGVALADVGAGMYATQAILAALLERELGDGRGQKIDVSLLDGQAAWTSYMATNYFAGGEPPGRMGSKHPNIVPYRAFETADDYVVVACSSDRFWPPLCEALNRPDLLADERFETNEGRVRNREVLDRELEETFAALTTAEAVAALEAHDVPASRVRDVSEVFDDPQIEARGMLAEADHPTAGTVTFPGSPMHFSRTPTTVRRHPPALGEHTESVLREYGYGDGDIDELRERGAISE from the coding sequence GTGGTCGGTGAGGCGCGCGACCCCGAGGGCGACACCGGACCGCTCGACGGACTCACCGTGTTGGACCTCTCGCGCGTCCTCGTCGGCCCGTTCTGTACCATACAACTGGGCGATCTCGGCGCGGAGGTGATCAAGGTCGAACGCCCCGGCGACGGCGACCAGACCCGAACGTGGGTCCCGCCGGCGTTCAGCAGGCGCGACGGAGACGGGCGCGGCGAGGGCGAGGGAGCCGAAAGCGCCTACTACGTCAGCGTCAACCGCAACAAGCGGTCGGTCCAGCTGGATCTGACGACCGAGGCGGGCCGCGCGGTCGTGCGCGACATCGCGCGCGAGGCCGACGTGCTCGTCGAGAACTTCCGGGTCGGCAAGACCGCGGAGTGGGACCTCGACTACGGCGACCTCGTCGACGAGAACCCCGGCCTCGTCTACTGCGCCATCTCCGGGTTCGGCGAGTGGGGACCGGACCGCGACGAGCCGGCCTACGACATCACGATGCAGGCCCGCGGCGGCTTCATGTCCTTCACCGGCGTCGAGGGCGGCCCGCCGGTCCGGATCGGGGTCGCGCTCGCCGACGTCGGTGCCGGGATGTACGCGACGCAGGCGATCCTCGCAGCCCTCCTCGAACGCGAGCTCGGCGACGGCCGCGGGCAGAAGATCGACGTGAGCCTCCTCGACGGGCAAGCCGCCTGGACCAGCTACATGGCGACGAACTACTTCGCGGGCGGCGAGCCGCCCGGCCGGATGGGGAGCAAACACCCGAACATCGTCCCGTACCGGGCGTTCGAGACGGCGGACGACTACGTCGTCGTCGCCTGCTCGTCGGATCGGTTCTGGCCGCCGCTGTGCGAGGCGCTCAACCGCCCCGACCTGCTCGCCGACGAGCGGTTCGAGACGAACGAGGGGCGCGTCCGCAACCGCGAGGTCCTCGACCGCGAACTGGAGGAGACGTTCGCGGCGCTGACGACTGCGGAGGCGGTCGCGGCGCTCGAAGCGCACGACGTGCCCGCGAGCCGCGTCCGCGACGTGAGCGAGGTGTTCGACGACCCGCAGATCGAGGCGCGCGGCATGCTCGCCGAGGCGGACCACCCGACCGCCGGGACCGTGACGTTCCCCGGTTCCCCGATGCACTTCTCGCGGACGCCGACGACCGTCCGCCGCCATCCGCCCGCGCTCGGGGAACACACGGAGTCGGTGTTGCGCGAGTACGGCTACGGCGACGGCGACATAGACGAACTCCGAGAGCGCGGGGCGATTTCGGAATAG
- a CDS encoding PLDc N-terminal domain-containing protein, which produces MTVPSLWIVFLLAAIWTYFDAQKNSGHPAILWALVVFIAPILGIILYFVIGRN; this is translated from the coding sequence CTGACTGTCCCATCCCTGTGGATAGTCTTCCTCTTGGCGGCCATCTGGACGTACTTCGACGCTCAAAAGAACAGCGGCCATCCGGCTATTCTCTGGGCGCTCGTCGTCTTTATCGCGCCTATCTTGGGGATCATCCTGTACTTCGTCATCGGCCGAAACTAG
- the aceA gene encoding isocitrate lyase gives MNPNELDDDVFDRDIDNPAGRKLRELFDEQEYTFAPGIYHALDARLAEMAGLDAAYMSGYSTVLGQFGFPDLEMVTMTEMVENAKRMVEATNLPVIADCDTGYGGIHNVRRAVREYEKAGVAAVHIEDQTSPKRCGHIAGKQIVSREEARSRFEAAVDAKQSEDTVIIARTDAYGSANGDWEEHLERGRIYADAGVDLVWPEMPDPSREDAVEYAETIHETHPDLDLAFNYSSSFEWGAEEDPLTFEELGELGYQYIFITLYGLHSGAHAVYEDLSNIAENDEQAQFDLEERYIGHETESHHELSFVPRYQDIEAEFDPEARKRQEESAGFTEEENDPITASEGGDD, from the coding sequence ATGAATCCCAACGAACTCGACGACGACGTCTTCGACAGAGATATCGACAACCCGGCCGGCCGAAAGCTCCGCGAGCTGTTCGACGAGCAGGAGTACACGTTCGCGCCCGGGATCTACCACGCGCTCGACGCCCGCCTCGCGGAGATGGCGGGCCTCGACGCGGCCTACATGAGCGGCTACTCCACCGTCCTCGGCCAGTTCGGCTTCCCCGACCTGGAGATGGTCACGATGACCGAGATGGTCGAGAACGCGAAGCGCATGGTCGAGGCGACGAACCTCCCGGTCATCGCCGACTGCGACACCGGCTACGGCGGGATCCACAACGTCCGGCGCGCGGTCCGCGAGTACGAGAAGGCCGGCGTCGCCGCCGTCCACATCGAGGACCAGACCTCGCCGAAGCGCTGCGGCCACATCGCCGGCAAGCAGATCGTCTCCCGCGAGGAGGCGCGCTCGCGCTTCGAGGCGGCCGTCGACGCCAAGCAGAGCGAGGACACCGTCATCATCGCCCGCACCGACGCGTACGGCTCCGCCAACGGCGACTGGGAGGAACACCTCGAACGCGGGCGGATCTACGCCGACGCCGGCGTCGACCTCGTCTGGCCGGAGATGCCCGACCCGTCCCGCGAGGACGCGGTCGAGTACGCCGAGACGATCCACGAGACCCACCCCGACCTGGATCTCGCCTTCAACTACTCCTCGTCGTTCGAGTGGGGCGCGGAGGAGGACCCGCTCACCTTCGAGGAGCTGGGCGAGTTAGGCTACCAGTACATCTTCATCACGCTGTACGGGCTTCACTCGGGCGCGCACGCCGTCTACGAGGACCTCTCGAACATTGCCGAGAACGACGAGCAGGCGCAGTTCGACCTCGAAGAGCGCTACATCGGCCACGAGACGGAGAGCCACCACGAGCTCTCCTTCGTCCCGCGGTATCAGGACATCGAGGCCGAGTTCGACCCCGAGGCGCGCAAGCGGCAGGAGGAGTCGGCCGGCTTCACCGAGGAGGAGAACGACCCGATCACGGCCTCCGAGGGCGGCGACGACTGA
- a CDS encoding ArsR family transcriptional regulator has protein sequence MDSAVLLDLLGNENRRRILRLLSTKPCYVTEISEYLDVSPKAVIDHLRKLEEAGLVESTTDDQRRKYFRIARSLRLEVSVSPYGFGAKSAYPAKNSLDMSGRCPHLSIEAPDGSGATGDLAELAEEFARLQDLDRELSLAQRWVQGRVEDALAEIDERLGGQADSRFFATVIAAVIETDGTPAAVADEVGARESTVADALRRLSDVGVVARDADGYQVR, from the coding sequence ATGGACTCCGCGGTACTGCTCGATCTCCTGGGTAACGAGAACCGGCGGCGCATCCTCCGGCTTCTCTCCACCAAGCCGTGCTACGTCACGGAGATCTCGGAGTACCTCGACGTGAGCCCGAAGGCGGTGATCGACCACCTGCGGAAGCTGGAGGAGGCCGGTCTCGTCGAGTCGACGACGGACGACCAGCGACGCAAGTACTTCCGTATCGCGCGCAGCCTCCGGCTGGAGGTGAGCGTCTCGCCGTACGGCTTCGGCGCGAAGAGCGCGTATCCGGCGAAGAACAGCCTCGACATGTCGGGACGGTGTCCCCACCTCTCGATCGAGGCCCCGGACGGCTCGGGCGCGACCGGCGACCTCGCCGAACTCGCGGAGGAGTTCGCGCGGCTCCAGGACCTCGACCGCGAACTCTCGCTCGCGCAGCGGTGGGTTCAGGGCCGCGTCGAGGACGCCCTCGCCGAGATCGACGAGCGACTGGGGGGGCAGGCCGACAGCCGATTCTTCGCGACGGTCATCGCCGCGGTGATCGAGACCGACGGCACGCCCGCGGCGGTTGCCGACGAGGTCGGCGCGCGGGAGTCGACGGTCGCCGACGCCCTCCGGCGGCTCTCCGACGTCGGCGTCGTCGCCCGCGACGCGGACGGGTATCAGGTGCGCTGA
- a CDS encoding EamA family transporter, producing the protein MSRLRNLALFLVLAAAWGSAFVAINAGLAYFPPVLFAAFRFDVAGVAMLAYAAYAVDDPVPRGRDAWLEVVSGAVFIIAAYHAFLFVGESDPAVTSAVAAVIVSLSPLLTTVFARAFLPAERLTAVGALGLGIGLVGAVVLANPDPANLTGGGTVSKLLVLAAAASFALGSVLSRASEADIAIETMEAWSMLLGAGLTHLLALALGESVADAVWTTESLLALGYLSIVASGIGFLIYFDLLDRLGPIEINLVSYVAPVFAAVVGWLVLDEGITLTTVAGFLIICVGFGLVKRDAIREELRGVGVTG; encoded by the coding sequence GTGAGCCGTCTCAGAAACCTCGCGCTGTTCCTCGTCCTCGCCGCCGCGTGGGGGTCCGCGTTCGTCGCGATCAACGCGGGGCTGGCGTACTTCCCGCCGGTGCTGTTCGCGGCGTTCCGGTTCGACGTGGCCGGCGTCGCGATGTTAGCCTACGCGGCGTACGCGGTCGACGACCCGGTCCCCCGCGGCCGCGACGCGTGGCTGGAGGTCGTCTCCGGGGCCGTGTTCATCATCGCGGCCTACCACGCGTTCCTGTTCGTCGGCGAGAGCGACCCTGCGGTGACAAGCGCCGTCGCGGCCGTCATCGTCAGCCTCTCGCCGCTGTTGACCACGGTGTTCGCGCGGGCTTTCCTGCCCGCGGAGCGACTGACGGCGGTCGGCGCGCTCGGACTCGGGATCGGGCTCGTCGGGGCGGTGGTCCTCGCGAACCCCGACCCCGCGAACCTGACCGGCGGCGGCACCGTCTCGAAGCTGCTCGTGTTGGCCGCGGCCGCCTCGTTCGCGCTCGGCTCCGTCCTCTCCCGGGCCTCCGAGGCCGACATCGCCATCGAGACGATGGAGGCGTGGTCGATGCTCCTCGGAGCCGGACTCACGCACCTGCTCGCGCTCGCGCTCGGCGAGTCCGTCGCCGACGCGGTCTGGACGACGGAGTCGCTGCTCGCCTTGGGCTACCTCTCTATCGTCGCCAGCGGGATCGGCTTCCTCATCTACTTCGATCTGCTCGACCGGCTCGGTCCGATCGAGATCAACCTCGTCTCCTACGTCGCGCCCGTGTTCGCGGCCGTCGTCGGCTGGCTCGTCCTCGACGAGGGGATCACCCTCACGACGGTCGCCGGCTTCCTGATCATCTGCGTCGGCTTCGGGCTGGTGAAACGCGACGCGATCCGCGAGGAGCTTCGGGGCGTCGGCGTGACGGGTTGA
- a CDS encoding non-histone chromosomal MC1 family protein: protein MYRCDQDGGEESVFSGQVPRQAALKAARRVDPSSSHERAKEQTTEIRIREKGTDKVYIYDAWTWEEDAPADAPDWMPEQITEANVSKQGVRHMDG from the coding sequence TTGTACCGGTGTGATCAGGACGGCGGAGAAGAGAGCGTCTTCTCCGGGCAAGTGCCCCGGCAGGCCGCGCTGAAGGCCGCCCGACGGGTGGATCCGTCCAGCAGTCACGAGCGCGCGAAGGAGCAAACGACCGAAATCCGAATCCGAGAGAAAGGCACCGACAAGGTGTACATCTACGACGCGTGGACGTGGGAAGAAGACGCACCGGCGGACGCCCCGGACTGGATGCCCGAACAGATCACCGAGGCCAACGTCTCCAAGCAAGGAGTCCGTCACATGGACGGGTAA
- a CDS encoding thiolase family protein, which translates to MTDDTTPVIAAAYRTPQGREGGVYEDVRSEDLSTTLIDHALDETGLTSDHVDDLMWGVAQQRTEQDNNVARVIALLSELGESVPATSINRWCASSMQAVISASDAIAAGNRDCIIAGGVENMSRVPMDGDSYEHLHPELSERYNIFQLQMGMTAEKVAEEYDVSREAQDEYAARSHQRAAEATESGRFDDEIVPVETDEGLVEEDEGIRPDTTAEKLAGLSPAFTGDGTVTAGNSSQISDGASLTVVTSKAFADEHGLDVLAEVGTNNVAGVDPTVMGIGPVPATRGLLDRAGTDIDDYDLVELNEAFASQCEYARRELGIDEDVYNVNGGAIALGHPLGASGARLPVTLLHEMEKRDAERGLATLCVGFGQGAAIEFLR; encoded by the coding sequence ATGACAGACGACACGACGCCCGTGATCGCGGCCGCCTACCGAACACCGCAGGGACGCGAGGGCGGCGTCTACGAGGACGTTCGCAGCGAGGACCTCTCGACGACGCTCATCGACCACGCGCTTGACGAGACCGGGCTGACGAGCGACCACGTCGACGACCTGATGTGGGGCGTCGCCCAGCAGCGCACCGAACAGGACAACAACGTTGCGCGCGTCATCGCCCTCCTCTCCGAGCTAGGCGAGTCGGTGCCCGCGACCTCGATCAACCGCTGGTGCGCCTCCTCGATGCAGGCGGTCATCTCGGCGTCGGACGCGATCGCCGCCGGCAACCGCGACTGTATCATCGCGGGCGGCGTCGAGAACATGAGCCGCGTGCCGATGGACGGCGACTCCTACGAACACCTCCACCCAGAGCTGTCGGAGCGGTACAACATCTTCCAGCTCCAGATGGGGATGACCGCCGAGAAGGTCGCCGAGGAGTACGACGTGAGCCGCGAGGCGCAAGACGAGTACGCCGCCCGGAGCCACCAGCGCGCCGCCGAGGCGACCGAGTCGGGCCGGTTCGACGACGAGATCGTCCCCGTCGAGACCGACGAGGGCCTCGTCGAGGAAGACGAGGGGATCCGCCCGGACACGACCGCCGAGAAGCTCGCCGGCCTGTCGCCCGCGTTCACGGGCGACGGGACGGTGACCGCCGGAAACTCCTCACAGATATCGGACGGTGCGTCGCTGACGGTCGTGACGAGCAAGGCGTTCGCCGACGAGCACGGCCTCGACGTGCTCGCCGAGGTCGGCACGAACAACGTCGCCGGCGTCGACCCCACCGTGATGGGAATCGGGCCGGTCCCGGCGACTCGGGGCCTCCTCGACCGCGCCGGCACCGACATCGACGACTACGACCTGGTCGAACTGAACGAGGCGTTCGCCTCCCAGTGCGAGTACGCCCGCCGAGAACTCGGCATCGACGAGGACGTCTACAACGTCAACGGCGGTGCCATCGCGCTCGGCCACCCGCTGGGCGCGTCCGGCGCGCGCCTCCCCGTCACGCTCCTCCACGAGATGGAGAAGCGCGACGCCGAGCGCGGCCTCGCGACGCTCTGTGTCGGCTTCGGGCAGGGCGCTGCGATCGAGTTCCTGCGGTAA